The DNA window CCAAAGCTTCCGCCTTGGGCAAGGCCCTTAACTTCTTCAAGCACTGCAGCCTCATCTTTAGCTTCTCCGCCAGAGAAAATTGTAATTCTACGGCCGTTAAACGCGCTCTGAATTACGTGACGCACGCGATCGGGCAGTGTTGCCACAGGA is part of the bacterium genome and encodes:
- a CDS encoding fructose-bisphosphate aldolase; protein product: PVATLPDRVRHVIQSAFNGRRITIFSGGEAKDEAAVLEEVKGLAQGGSFGSIMGRNAFQRTKADAVKLLKTIQGIYKEAA